A region of the Thamnophis elegans isolate rThaEle1 chromosome 1, rThaEle1.pri, whole genome shotgun sequence genome:
AGTTCTTATCTGGGCAAAATGAAGATCTCAGCATTTTAAGTTATATTAACATATTTCtgaataaaaactaatttaatgTGAGTAAGGGCCTAGATTAAATAGGGAATAGAATGAGATGGAAACACTGTGGGCTGATAGAAGAGACTATAATACTTTCAGTTGTGAATGCGAAATGTCATATTCTGATTACTGTATTCTCTTAAATtggggtttcccaaccttggcaattttaagatacacggacttcaacttccagaattccccagccagccatgctttaGATGGTTGGCATGGgatcatatttttttcttattattccattatgtgggtttttttaaaaaaagtatagaaATAAATACTGAAAAAGAAGgattgcactcccccccccccaatattcaaGGATATTTAGATTTTAAAAGCAAGCTTTTGTAAACAAACTCCCTTTTGCTTCATTAGAGCCTTGCATATGTACTGACAGGATGTGAGTCAGGCTTAGACGGAGTCGGAGGACTATGAAGGATGGCTATGGAATAATGCTTCCTCCAGACTGTGCGAACTGCGCTGCTgatctcttcttcttttgctgttCTTCTCCCACAGCGTTGTAAGGACCGCCTAAACTCCCTAGCCATTTCAGTGATGAACCAGTGGCCAGGGGTGAAGCTCCGGGTGACAGAAGGTTGGGATGAAGATGGACACCACTCTGAGGAGTCCCTGCACTATGAAGGCCGTGCAGTTGACATCACCACCTCTGACCGGGACCGCAACAAATACGGGATGCTCGCACGCCTGGCTGTGGAGGCTGGTTTTGACTGGGTTTACTATGAATCCAAGGCTCACATTCACTGTTCTGTTAAATCAGGTGAGGCCCTATTTCGAGAACAGCATAAAAGGCAACGGTGGAGATAATGGGGTCTTGGAGGAAGCGGGAGATACAAAGATAAGAAAGATAGAAGAATCTGATAGGTTTGTAGAATTTTGGGCTGAAGGAATGGATGGTGCTTACCACATTCCCCTTTTGCCTTTGTTGCTGCATCAGCATCACCAGTGTGATCCCACACATCTGCTGTGTGTAGTTTACAAGGACTCTGTCCTCATAGCTGATGGCATTGAGACTGCCGATGGAAATGATGGGAAGAAATTCCTTGATTCTGGACCAAGGACTTTTTCTTTCCCAGAGCAATACAATAGGTGAGGTGGGATATCTAACAAGaaatgctataccatttcagtttaTGGTAAGGCAGTATAGGATGTAAGCCTGGCTTTGTATGAGGATTTAGACAATCTTTGTTTGGCatggctccctccctccctcagggtCTTCTCCCCTGGGCCAGAGTAAGAGCTCCCACCTGTGTTCAGGTGCTTATGCTAATGCTGTAGGAAAGGTGGTTTTACAAAAGGTTGTTTCTCTTACCTCACTTGCTCTCCACCAAGCAGCTagtatttttgtgtgtgtatgatgTAAGACCAGAATAATAGATTCTGTCCAGTAGAAGGCATCTCTGAACCATGGCCCAGTCCTAAACCCTATGTTGTCTGTTGGGATTATGTGCTGTGGGGTTCCCCCTGGTGGCCGGAGTACCATGCTTTGACTGTGGCCTCTTGTTCCTGTCCTTTGACCATTAGCATGACCTGCGGGTGTCTCTCCGGCCCTTTCCAGACCCACAGGCTCTGTCGTTGGTGGGAATGAAGTGCCTTTGCCCGGGCCTGATCCTTACAGTGCTTGGCCCAGCAGCCAAATCTCCATCAATTGACTGCAAGTCTATCTGGAGTGAACAGCGCTGGAGAAAGAGACTGGCTCAGGCAGAGTGGAGCCCAGCCCCTCCCTTCTGGTATTAGGATGGACAATGATGCCTTGTAGACCACTGGATGGAGCTTTGCCAGCCAAGTGTCAAGAAATGTTGTCCAACAGCTTCTCCCCCTTGGATTTTGGGTATCCAAAGCCTTGATATCAGCAGAACTCTCTGGATATATTCATAACTTGAGTTGTTGCACTGGATACCGTGGCCTGTCTGTTGCCAAGCTGGGATCCTGGACTGCTGGTAGATCACTGCCAGATCATTTCCCCAGAtcatatatttaaaatacttCCTCTAAGGTCTGTGGGCAAAAATAGCAAAGCAATTTTGTTTTATCTTATTAATGCCATGCACACTGCTGGAATACTCTGCCTGTTTCTGGATGCTCACATTTCTCAATGGATGTtccaacattacaaattatgCAAAGACAGAAAAATTCTCATGATAGTGGACAACTGGAGGAGAAGACTTTTGCAGGGATAAAGAACTGGTCACTGAAGAGAGAGAATCCAGTTTCTGCTGGTAGTGAGAACAGACAATCTTAAAAGAGGTCTTCATCCAAGATCTCAGGCAGATGGAGGTTAGAAAACCTAGTGGGCAGTGCAGATAGGATACCTTAGTCATGAGCTGTTTAGAAGGGTTGTATAGAAACTATAATGATAAGGAATGGGCTGAATGACATTAGTTTTTTATGTTTAATCAGATAACTTTTACGTGACTGGTAATGCTGTGTGTATCCTGGATATCTGGCCTGATAACAGCTGCAAAACATCTGTTATCAATTCTGTAATACGgcctatctatctctccatctcttttcTTGCTTGGACTCTGTAATTATCTATGCAATATTGAAAAACAAAACTGAACAGTTTAATTGCTTTAATATTCTTTGTAGCACGACGTGTGCTTGGTTCTGGTAATGAAACTCATTTTCCTAATACAATGAACTGCTAGAACAAACTTGGAAAATTTTCCACATACATAGAAGAGTTATTGCCAATTTAAGCTTAAATCAATCTACTTTCAAATGAATGTCAATTTATTACAggcaatatacatacatacacatacacatatacaaatacaaatacatatacatacatacatacatttctcaTCCATGGTTACTGTTATGAATAGCATTCATCAGCTGCTAGTGTTCAGCTGTCTGTAATGTCCCATATGGAGAACATTGGGATTCCTGAATTACAcatctatatatatttctctgtTCCATCTATGGTCAAATAAGATCAAATAATTGCAGAACAGTCTTTTTCTTGTAGCAGCTGTGTGCAGAATACCAGTGAGATATACCAAGGCTTGTCTAAAGAAGGCAGATTGGTCTTGGCACAAAGGAAAAACAATCATGTTTAAGTTTGAACAACAAAGTTATGCAGAAAAAATACAattggatcagaggtgggattcacttaccttccctaccagtttgcaaatgtgagtgcacttctgcacatgggcaTTACGTCGGGGCAGGTGGACGTAGCCTCCTGtagccgccactaccggtttgcccgaaccagagagaactggctgaatactacctctggattGAATTATACCTGCTATATGCTGTTCTTTTATGCCATCATTTATTTCTGTGTAGTAAATAGGACAAATCAGTACATACATCTCTCTGATCTCTTCTCTGAGAATGAAGAGGTGCTTGCAGAGAAAAAGGAGATTTCCTCTTTTACTCCAGGACTTGAAGAACTATGTCTGGAGTGCAATTGTTGCTAGCTAGGAAATACAGACCATGGCTTGCTGTCTGGTCTGTCCTTTTCCTATTCTCCCTCCTACAGCAATACAGACCTTTAAGAGACAAAGGCAAGTAAGGATGCATTTCATTGTCCGAGTATTTGGAGAACAATAAGTTTGTCGACTTTCTGGGGAAAGGATGGATTTCTTTATCTTGTCACTGGGTTTCTATGGGCCAGAGAAGTGGTTCTTCACTCTTCTTCTTTATTCCTTGTGGGGGGATACTTTGAGTATATTTGCACAATGATTAATTTGGAGAAGTGATGCAGAGTGCTTGCCAGAGAGATCTGGACTCAGAATATCAGTGATGGGCCCTGTCATACAAGTTGTACTTGCTAAAATTCTCTCTTCCTCACATTTGTTAAAAGAGAGCACTCTTGTTCCCTTGAACCTGTTATTGCcataagaaccccccccccccagaaaactAATTGGGAGGAGTAGGAATAAAAGTTGCTTTCAAGTATAATGAACAAAGAACATGTTCTAAAATTCTTTGGGAAGTTTGGGAgcaattaactttttttaaattggtaCAGATTAATATTATACTCATTAGCAGCATTGAAGTTAGAATGGCTGAAGTGGATTGCATCCCTGTCTCTTAAATTGTGCAAAAGGAGTTTCCCTCTTTTGCATAACTATTAACTGATTCCCTTTCGTACAGCATCATCCAGGTGGAACTTTGGATATGTCAATCATTCCAGACTAAGAAACAAACCCAACCTTCATGCTTTGCttcaaaaactgttttttttaaatagaaaatttTAGTTTATTCAAAAAAGACTAAAATACAAaaaccaaaatgtttaaaaacaacaaaagaaaaaacacaaggaAAAAGACATTAATAAAAAAAGTGTCTTAAAGAAACTAACACTTAACATCAACCCTAATCGAATGATGATTAGTATAATACAGCAATGTTGGTTTCTTACTCCTAGCGTAACAGGCTAAAAGAATTTCAAACAGTTAAACTAAAGTAAGTAAATGTACTTACAAATTATTAGCCTGTTATTTATGAACTATATTAATAACAATCTGGTTAACAGgaaaatcaataataataaatttattatgtaaaagtaaaagaataatagaaatggtaaacagtaataaaaaaaaaacaaagtggaaATTCTAAAACCCTCTGTTAACAAGCTGTTATTATGATCAACTCATAAAATATTTATCATGGCTTCAGTCTCCAATCATCCCAAATATTAACCTTATTTGATGCTGGTTCAAATATCCACATTTGCTTCTTTATACCAACTCTTATCAATTGCTGATCGATTAAATACAACAAATCAAGTCTCCAAAGCCAATCTATCTTCTCCACAAAAACAGATATAATAGTTGCTTAATTAAATGTATAAAGTACATTTCCCCCTCTCCATAAAACCccttaaaaaaacatttgcaacTCATCCACCCAGAGAATTGTCTGCTATTATATATAAACAGTGTTAAAGTTCCAAAAGGTGTATGGAGTCGGCTCTATAATTCCAGAATCTATATTTCTTCCTGGCCAGATTACAGCTGGAAAACCACATCTCTTCTCGATGTTCTCCACCGTCTGTGTTATTTCTGTGTCTATATTTCTTCCTGACCAATCTCCTGCAGACGCTTCAAAACTGTTTAATTGGATAACCATGGAGAACAGCTTTCCCCTCTACCACAGCAGcaagaaatttatttatatattggtCCTATTTATCCAATCTACATGGAGCCTGGagaccctcccaccccaccccatctccCATGAGTTTTTATGTCTGCCTTTCAGTCCCCCACTTTCTAATAACCAGActgccactctttctttctttttcttcagagcATTCAGCAGCAGCAAAGACGGGAGGATGTTTTCCAGCCCGAGCGCTGACAACTCTAGAGAGTGGGACCAAGATTCCATTGTGGGCCCTGAAGCCCGGGCAGCGGGTCCAAGCCATGGATGCGCAAGGCCACCTCGTCTACAGTGAGTTCCTGGCATTTCTGGACAAGGCAGTGTCATCACGGACCACATTCCACGTCATTGAGACCCAGGACCCACCCCGCCGCTTGGCTCTCACAGCAGCACACCTCCTTTTTGTGGGGGAGAACGCAACTGCACCCATGAAGATTATTTTTGCCAGCCTGGTCCAGCCAGGCCAATACGTGCTGGTAACTGAGGGGGGACGGCTGCAGCCGGCCAGGATAGCGGCGGTCTCTTTGCAGATGGATATTGGTGCCTATGCTCCCCTCACCAGCCATGGGACTCTGGTGGTGGACGAAGTGGTGGCCTCTTGTTTTGCTCTGGTGCGGGACCATCACTTGGCTCAGTGGGCTTTCTGGCCCTTGCGACTGTATCACCACTGGGCAGGGAGTGACTGGGCCCAGCCAGAAGGTGTGCACTGGTACTCTGTACTGCTTTACCGCCTGGGCCAAATGTTACTAGCTTCAGATAGCTTCCACCAGTTGGCCACAGTGCAGTTTGAGAGCTGAGTGAATGTTTTCCATTGCCGCTGAAATAGGGAGGAACACAGTGGCCTCCACTGGTTCTCGAGAGAGACTGCTTAGCAGCCAAAACCCTAATGAGTGGGGGAAAGGAGGTGGGACCTTTGGCTTCCCATCACCTACACCAAGCACAAGAGTAGAAGGAAGGTTTTGGCTTTTCTTTCCACCTTCTTTGTGCTGTTGGCTACAGAAGAGAGTGCCCAGCAATGGGCCCATATGCTGCTATTTTGGTGGAAGAGCCTCTAGATGCAAAAAGAAGAGTGAGACAGGTGGAAATCCTCAAACCCAGGATGAAGGAATGAGGTGGCCGGGGGAATTCTGCAACTCTAGATTGCAGATTGTGACTGTATCTGCAAGGAGGCTCCAGGGTGAGGCTGAAGGTGGGGTTGTGAGACTTCTCCCAAAGACACCTCCTTTTAGGAACTGTATGCCTCCTGGCACTGTTCCTTTGAGGCCAAAGCAGCTACAGAGGAGACACTCCTGGATTCTTGCCCTTGTGAGAAGGAGGATGGAAATACTTATTTCCAACTGACAGTTCACCTGAATCTAGgagcaaggaaagaagaaggacacATCAATTATGGTGAGGGACCAGGCAACAGAGAGGGAAGATGTATAGGATACCATACCATCATCTTTGGATCTAAACTATTGGCCTACAGTGATGAAAGCCCTCTCTTTTGTCTTCTGCATTCACTAATGCAAATTAAAAGAATCACTCCACCTAAAAATATGCACTGATAGAAGGAAGAGTACAGggtggcaggagggggagaaaagaCCTCAGCCTGCTTTAAGTAGTTAACTCTAGCTGGATTCACCAAAAAGTGGTTATTGTAATAATATTATTTAATCACGTCACCTATGTTGGCTGGTCTTGAAAAATCACCAAGAGGAACAAAATTAGAAAACAGAACTGGGAATTCTCTGCTCGTGGAGGGACAGATTAAGAGTCAGGGAGGGGAAAGGGATTGTTTGGTTTTTCCAAAGTCTTTTGTTGATTTTTGAAGGTGCAGGAAGGCAGATGTTTCTCAGGAGCTTTACCTCCTGTCTTCTTAGCATCCCAAAGAGAGTGATCCAAAGCAGAGGGTCTGATATTTGAGCCAATCCTTTCTTCATTGCATTAGTTTGATAAATATGGATCTTCCTTTGCCAAGGCAATGTGGAAAGCCACCTGTAGGACAATTGTATGCATTATGTATCGAACATGTTTCTACAGAGTATGCTTGAAATCAACTCAACTGATGATCGTTGACAAAATTATTGTTCTAGATGcatatatgcattttttttaaaaaaaactagtgaAGTGCTAGGTTTACATGCAGAAAAATAAAACTGGTTGCTTATCATCTAATGCAAATGACTAGAAAATAGTTTTCAGCTGTACAGGAAAAGCATtagtggctctctctctctctctttctctttctctctctggatCAGGTTTTTGGTTAAGTGGTAATGGATTTTTTGAGAAGTGGTTAAGTTTTGAAGTACACCCAGCATTTCCCACGTTAAGTTAAATCCATGTTGGAAATTGTAATGTGTGAAAACCAGGTCCAGATCTCCCAGTTTAAGCCTCTCCTTGAAGATGTTATGCTGCAGTGACATCTTTATACCAGCAATTGGTCCTCCTCTACCTACAATTCTGACAACTAACATTTTGCTTCTATGTACCTATCAGCACAGCCCATTAAGTAGCCACCAAGAATAAGTTTCTTTTTGCCCACAGCAAACCTCCTCATGCCTCTCCACCGTCATTCTCAAATCtgaaacacccacccacccatcccggtGGTAGTAGATGAAAAGGAATCTTTGCTCTTcacattacatttatttatttcccttccctTTGCAAAATGCTCAGAATTCTCTGATTGGTAAAAACCTTCTGGTAAAAGAGACCAAAGGGGATAGgggttgggaggggggattggttGGGGTAATTGTTTCTAATAAAAGTATTTAAGGATTATTTCAGAAaagcacagtttttttttaatgtgatctTGGGCAGGGTGTGAGGGAAGTGTAAGCATTTGTCTTTTCACTGGATGTAAATTTCCCAAATGGATGAGAAGTCCAATAAATTTCTTGACTCACACTGGATGTCTTGTGAGTGTCTGTGATTAAAAAGACAGCATGGCCCTGGATGCATACATACCCTGCACGAAAGACAGGATCCAACTGGGCTGTGGGATTGAAATGGGGAAGGGGAGATGCAAAACCAGCCAGTCTTAAGCCAGTTCATGCAGTAATTAAATTGTGGTGCCTATTTCTGATTTGTGCTTCTAGGATCCTGTAGGATCTTTATCTAAGATAACAGAGGTTGTATGTTTATATGCATATCTACACATCAAAGGGCTGAGTGGCCTgctcactccactccattccttttggggaaaaaattataaCAACTACCAGGAGAATATATGCTGATGTAGTTTGTGCTGGGAGAAATGCCCTATGATTTAATTAAGAGGGCATCTTTAAACAAGTACAGGGCATCACATCACACTAAACCATGGTATGAACAATGATACATGGAATAAACCACAATGTTAGATTCAAATATGCTAAatcataaaccatggtttacaaaGCAGAATGGAtgggtttgcacaaaactaattaATGGGTTAGCATAATGTAGTAACCTATCTTTAGAATATTTTCAGATGAAACTTGTTATATAATTTATGGAATTTCACTGGAATAGGCATGGGGAAGAATAATTATTATCTAAAATTTGTAGCACAGCTGTGATTTCATATGGCTTCTTCCCATTATTTTCTCATTGCCACAAGAAATCCATCAGGGAGAAAAATGATAAGTATTGCAGGTGCCTTCAGTCTGAAAACATCCTTAACTGAATTAGGTTCTTTTGGTGGATTTCATGCCCTTTGAAACTGGGAATTAGCCATTAGTTGGGTTCATGTATTGCACTAAGCCATggctggctgcggaattctgggagttgaagtccataggtcttaaatttccaagtttggagacctctgcacTAAACCAAGACCAAATCATATTTTGGCTCAGTGGCCCCCAGAGTATCTCTTCATTCCACTACCTTTtaatgcagaatagaatgtagaacttGCTAACTCATCTTGATCAATATTAACTTTCTAGCTTTGGTATGAAATTTCCACTCCTTTTTTGTTGTCATTGCAGCAACATTCAGCCCGATGAAGAGCTCTGAGCATCTTACAGAATTGCTGTTTGCTTTAGGATTTTTTTGGTTCACTCTAATAAAGAAGTTGCCTTTGTGTGAATGTCTGCAGTTTTCTTTATGGCCCCTATTCAGCTGCCTTGGTTTTTACACAATCAGGCTGTTTTTGTATCCACCCAAACGTATCTTCTTATAATCTCACATGGACTTAAAATGTCTCCCATTcagcaaatgaaaaataatttgctttaGCAAGGAAGCAGCAGATTTGTTTGTAAAGCTGTTTGTGTGTGCCCATAGGGTGGTTGGAGACCAATACTTTTGCACATCTGGAGGGTCCGGTGAAGTctggctgtattgctattattcggCTGCTCTTCCTAGAACTGCCATAGTGTTGGAAATCCAAGAATACCACCTGGTGGCTAAAAAAGGAAAACTGTCCAGAGATGATTCCTGGGGCACACTGATCTTTTCCAACATTTCCAATTTATTCCAACAGCTACTTGTTCCAAAGTGTGTTTCAGTCTTGTACTACCTACTCCACCATCTTAGGGGGAACTACATACCAATGTGATCAATTGGCACATTTAACTGCTGGAGTAAACAatggggttttgtttgtttgcaaaaagAATGGTGGCTATGGACTCTAATGCATTTGTAGTTTGGTTATAGTCCATAGACAGGTTAGTGAAGTGAGTGCTAGGGTGAACAAAGTCTATTCTTctgatattaaatatataaatgcagaatgtgcatttatattaaatatataaatgcagGTGTGATATTTAGTGAATAGATTGTTTATTCTCTGCCAATGTGACATTTGTGTACAAGATTTCcttgaagaaaatagaaaagcaatTAATTTTTAAGCTGTATGGATTATTTAGATAAATAGGACTATTGGGAATGGAGACAGGGGAGTGACTTCATGATAAAAAGCTATAGTATTCCAAATCCATAACGTATCAATCAGCAAAAGTTAGAGGCTGTTTAATATGACTTATCTAATTGAGTGGCAATTTAGGAAATTGCCTTATGCCAAGTCCAACTACTTGGGCAAAGGGTTTCCCCCCTTCCATTACTtgttacaaataaatgaataaggtaTTTTATTGATTCTGGGATTTTTTGCAGACTCTGGTTTTGTAGTTCTACTGATTCCTCCTTATAATGAATCTGCTCTTCCCTACTTAAGATAAAGTCCAGTAAAGAAAAATCTCCTTTGTTGGagacacaaaataaataatatttttgaatatttatcaTAAAGTATACATTGACtcaatggagaagagcctaatgctggaaacaattgagggcaaaagaagaaggggatgacagagaatgaggtggctggatggaatcattgAAGCAGTCTTGGGAGCTTAAATGGAGTCTGGGGgacagtagaggacaggaaggcctggaggaacgttgtccatagggtcgtgatgggtcagacacaactttgcgaCTAACAAACAATGATACATTGttcatatttatttgttcatattAAATTTGTTTACCATCCATGTTGCtgcaaggtgactctgggcagttaatAGCCAGCATTTTGCATTGGTCTGGTGGATGATCATTTATGCAGGCCAAAATTATAGTGTTTTTCTTCAAATCTCTATTTCTGAATGTGCAGGAAAAACTTACTACACCCACAAATATACAGACTTTCACTCATTGGAAAGAAATAGAACTTTACAGCGATTTATTTGCAGCAGTGCTCAAAAGTAACAAGCTCAGCACTTTTTCACTGTAGGGAGCAGAAAACAATCACAATTTGTCTTCTTTTGTGGCAAGACGATATTTCTCCACTTCTAGAAACATGGAAGAGAtaaggagactaaaacatagaaaAGGTTGGATATAGTTAGCCTGGAGAAGAAATAATTATATCTATCTTTTAAAAGCTtcaaagaaaggatttttctGCTCTTCCAAAAGATAGGAATTGGAACAATAAGTCCATGTTAATATGAAGGTTTTCTACCAAATAATAGGGAAAGTGTATATCTTTGAAAGTAGCACTCTTTCTTTCATCAGCTTTTTTCAATAGAGATGCTCTCTACTATTTTTCCAATGTGCTATAAGTATCAATTTTGCAGTCGCCAAAGATGAAACTGGACTACGCTTATAACCATCTTTATTTTCCAGttttataaaaatttaaaattaagccTCTCTATTATTGTCATGAAGATTGAGAAAGAGTAGCTCGATTTCAAATAGTTAGCAGTTGCTTCCCTAAACTCCCTTAACTTTACATGTTTTTAATATCtttgttctttttaataaaatgaaataaattaggAAGCTCCAATTTTATTCAATACTTTGCTCTAAATATTAAATCTGGATAAACTGATATGTTCCGGAGACACTGCTC
Encoded here:
- the IHH gene encoding indian hedgehog protein, coding for MKAARLLLLLSGCALLLLAPEVRGCGPGRVVGSRRRPPRKLIPLAYKQFSPNVPEKTLGASGRYEGKIARNSERFKELTPNYNPDIIFKDEENTGADRLMTQRCKDRLNSLAISVMNQWPGVKLRVTEGWDEDGHHSEESLHYEGRAVDITTSDRDRNKYGMLARLAVEAGFDWVYYESKAHIHCSVKSEHSAAAKTGGCFPARALTTLESGTKIPLWALKPGQRVQAMDAQGHLVYSEFLAFLDKAVSSRTTFHVIETQDPPRRLALTAAHLLFVGENATAPMKIIFASLVQPGQYVLVTEGGRLQPARIAAVSLQMDIGAYAPLTSHGTLVVDEVVASCFALVRDHHLAQWAFWPLRLYHHWAGSDWAQPEGVHWYSVLLYRLGQMLLASDSFHQLATVQFES